A single genomic interval of Lewinellaceae bacterium harbors:
- a CDS encoding tetratricopeptide repeat protein, whose product MNHLKPILASIFFFSALLLIGQSDSHAQTDSLEQLLKTTLPDTHRVDILNELAWLYKDDGIQKPRDRAQKAVKLARKATYEKGLGDAFTRLGLTYKNEERYDSALVFYNQGLEIRKKMKDHALIASSYLNIGNIYKLKGDLNGAIAIYQEGLGYLTLEEDQEVRAKIYNRLGNIYVDQGDLPAALLQFEEALKLSQNLKDSGLMAGILMSVGELHRKQQHYNLGLEAYSRAMEIYRAKQYPAGIAKCYHNIGNLYFLQNEYDKALDNFNACIRLMKEIGLNRGLDLAYQSIGAVYEAQNELDTALNYYQLSLSLRREAGKTMDVAHALANIGQVKLAQKQYAEALSNFLEALPIVEEQKDRFVLENLYGEIARAYSARNDFKNASFYFTKQAALREQLEEAYRQTVELQLSLEAEKLKRERIENEARIAQQKSEKRTLYIQSVAGILLLAAALIIAVILISRMRAKKELAEKKAELSVVHIDELMQGQELRSAYDKLEGQETERKRIAKDLHDRLGSMLSTIKFYFKALDKRTPFVEEPQHTQFAKAKELLDEACEEIRKVAHNLESGGLKEYGLVRQVAALAENLESSQLLNVHFHAHGLKNRLDFQAERNIYLIIRELVANVLKHANATELTIQLNKLGDTLNIMVEDNGVGFTRESVQHKQSGMGIQNIAGRVKELGGNLSIDSGKGGGTTVSIDLPFKGLSALPDEVEPHLSKS is encoded by the coding sequence ATGAACCATCTGAAGCCTATTCTCGCCTCCATTTTTTTCTTCTCCGCCCTGCTGCTAATTGGGCAAAGCGACAGCCATGCCCAGACCGACAGCCTGGAACAGTTGCTGAAGACGACACTACCCGATACTCATCGCGTGGATATTCTCAACGAGCTGGCGTGGCTCTACAAAGACGATGGCATCCAAAAGCCTCGTGATCGCGCACAAAAGGCGGTGAAGCTCGCCCGGAAAGCTACTTACGAAAAAGGGCTGGGAGATGCTTTTACCCGCCTGGGGCTTACCTACAAAAATGAAGAGCGTTACGATTCCGCGTTGGTCTTTTACAACCAGGGATTGGAGATTCGAAAAAAGATGAAAGACCATGCCCTGATCGCGAGCAGTTACCTGAATATCGGCAACATCTACAAGCTCAAAGGCGACCTGAACGGCGCTATAGCAATTTATCAGGAGGGGTTGGGGTACTTAACGCTGGAAGAAGACCAGGAAGTGCGGGCAAAAATTTACAACAGGCTGGGCAACATATACGTCGACCAGGGAGACTTGCCGGCAGCCCTGCTGCAATTTGAAGAAGCCCTGAAATTGAGCCAGAACCTTAAGGATTCTGGTCTAATGGCCGGCATCCTGATGTCGGTAGGCGAATTGCACCGAAAGCAGCAACACTACAACCTGGGGCTGGAAGCTTATTCCCGTGCTATGGAAATATACCGGGCCAAACAATATCCAGCTGGAATAGCCAAATGTTACCACAACATCGGCAACCTGTACTTCCTGCAAAATGAATACGACAAGGCACTGGACAACTTCAACGCCTGCATTCGCCTTATGAAGGAGATCGGCCTCAACCGGGGCCTCGACCTTGCCTACCAATCGATAGGCGCTGTCTACGAAGCCCAAAACGAGCTCGACACCGCCTTGAATTACTATCAGCTCAGCCTTAGCTTGCGCCGCGAAGCCGGAAAAACCATGGACGTTGCGCATGCCCTGGCCAATATCGGGCAGGTGAAGCTGGCCCAAAAGCAATATGCGGAAGCCCTGAGCAACTTCCTGGAAGCCTTGCCGATCGTCGAAGAACAGAAAGACCGGTTTGTCCTGGAAAACCTATACGGGGAGATTGCCCGTGCCTATTCCGCCCGCAATGATTTCAAAAACGCCTCTTTTTATTTCACAAAACAGGCTGCCCTTAGAGAACAACTCGAAGAGGCCTACCGCCAAACGGTAGAACTGCAACTGTCGCTGGAAGCGGAAAAATTGAAGCGGGAAAGGATCGAAAATGAAGCCCGGATCGCACAGCAAAAAAGCGAGAAAAGAACACTCTACATCCAGTCCGTCGCCGGTATTTTATTATTGGCTGCTGCCTTGATCATTGCTGTCATTTTAATCAGCAGGATGCGCGCAAAAAAGGAACTGGCGGAAAAGAAAGCAGAACTTTCCGTAGTACACATCGACGAACTGATGCAAGGCCAGGAGCTGAGATCGGCCTACGACAAACTGGAAGGCCAGGAAACAGAACGAAAACGCATTGCCAAAGACCTGCACGACCGCCTGGGCAGCATGCTGTCCACCATTAAATTCTACTTTAAGGCCCTCGATAAAAGGACGCCCTTTGTCGAAGAACCCCAACATACGCAGTTTGCCAAAGCCAAAGAATTGCTGGACGAAGCCTGTGAGGAAATCCGGAAGGTTGCCCACAACCTGGAATCGGGCGGGCTGAAAGAATACGGCCTGGTCAGGCAGGTCGCCGCTTTGGCGGAAAACCTGGAATCCAGCCAGCTTTTGAACGTCCACTTTCACGCACACGGCCTGAAAAACCGGCTCGACTTCCAGGCGGAGAGAAACATTTACCTGATCATCCGGGAATTGGTGGCCAATGTGCTGAAACACGCCAACGCCACGGAGCTGACTATCCAGTTGAACAAACTGGGCGACACGCTCAACATCATGGTAGAAGACAATGGCGTAGGGTTTACCCGGGAATCTGTGCAACATAAGCAGAGTGGCATGGGAATTCAGAACATCGCCGGAAGAGTAAAGGAACTGGGAGGCAACCTGTCTATTGATTCCGGAAAGGGCGGCGGCACTACGGTGTCTATCGACCTGCCTTTTAAAGGCTTATCTGCTCTGCCCGATGAAGTGGAACCTCATTTGTCAAAAAGTTAA
- a CDS encoding response regulator transcription factor, giving the protein MINTLIADDHPIVLDGLKALLETEPLIHIVGEAYDGKGVLNILRREKVDVALIDISMPTMNGVEVVKQMTKEYPETGIIMLTMHDKKEYILKLMNMGVSGYILKSNSEEVVEAIKKVYNGGKHFGPDVLATATQAMGASNALGEDLLTNREKEILALIGECKSTKQIADELFIASTTVETHIRHILAKLDLDTRMHLVRYAVEHGFTS; this is encoded by the coding sequence ATGATCAACACCCTTATAGCCGACGACCACCCCATTGTATTGGATGGATTGAAGGCATTGCTGGAAACGGAACCCCTGATCCATATTGTCGGCGAGGCGTACGATGGAAAAGGCGTACTGAATATCCTTCGCCGGGAAAAGGTGGATGTGGCCCTCATCGACATCAGCATGCCAACAATGAATGGGGTCGAGGTAGTCAAACAAATGACAAAGGAATACCCGGAAACCGGCATCATCATGCTGACCATGCACGATAAAAAAGAATACATATTGAAACTCATGAACATGGGTGTTTCCGGTTACATCCTCAAGAGCAACAGCGAAGAGGTCGTGGAGGCCATAAAAAAGGTGTACAACGGAGGGAAACACTTTGGGCCCGACGTATTGGCCACCGCTACTCAGGCAATGGGAGCATCCAACGCTTTGGGGGAAGACCTGCTCACCAACCGGGAAAAGGAAATTCTGGCGCTGATCGGAGAATGCAAAAGCACCAAACAGATCGCCGATGAATTGTTTATCGCTTCTACAACGGTGGAAACCCATATTCGCCATATCCTGGCCAAACTCGATTTGGATACCCGAATGCATTTAGTCCGGTATGCTGTAGAACACGGATTCACCAGTTAA
- a CDS encoding caspase family protein, which translates to MPTQRRALLCGISDYPQSPLMASVKDARNLADTLSKNEDGSPNFFCEQLLSSQTQVTKGRLRQQLIELFKHECDVALFYFAGHGYQDEFDWYMVTQDSSQYDAGVPISNIIRLAQKSPAKEKFIILDCCNSGGAGNLTLLDDLTLLPPGTSILASSNADQASAEKYDAGEFTSIVIEALRGEAADIQGQVTVAGIYHFANMLLGPWEQRPQFKANISKVTPIRRCKAKIDLAILRKLPIYFETAHSPHPLSPHYDPELEPFDKEKESIFAEMRELAKLDLLVPDGTEYLYHAALYSKACKLTPLGRFYWKLAHKNQI; encoded by the coding sequence ATGCCTACCCAAAGAAGAGCCTTGCTGTGCGGGATCAGCGACTACCCCCAATCTCCGCTCATGGCCAGCGTGAAGGACGCCCGGAACCTGGCCGATACCTTGAGCAAGAACGAGGACGGCAGCCCCAATTTTTTCTGCGAACAACTCCTCTCCAGCCAAACCCAGGTCACCAAAGGGCGCCTCCGCCAACAACTCATCGAGCTGTTCAAACACGAATGCGATGTGGCCTTATTTTACTTCGCCGGCCACGGCTACCAGGACGAATTCGACTGGTACATGGTCACCCAGGATAGCAGCCAATACGACGCGGGAGTGCCCATCAGCAATATCATCCGGCTGGCGCAAAAATCGCCGGCAAAGGAAAAATTCATCATTCTGGACTGCTGCAACAGCGGGGGCGCCGGCAACCTGACCCTCCTGGATGACCTCACCCTGCTCCCTCCCGGCACTTCCATATTAGCCTCGAGCAATGCCGACCAGGCTTCCGCCGAAAAATACGATGCCGGAGAGTTCACCTCCATCGTCATCGAAGCGCTGCGGGGAGAGGCGGCGGATATTCAGGGGCAGGTGACCGTTGCCGGCATCTACCATTTTGCCAATATGTTGCTGGGGCCCTGGGAACAGCGCCCTCAGTTTAAGGCGAACATTTCCAAGGTCACGCCCATTCGGCGCTGCAAAGCCAAAATAGACCTGGCCATTCTCCGCAAACTGCCCATTTATTTCGAAACGGCCCATAGCCCCCATCCGCTAAGCCCCCATTACGACCCCGAACTGGAACCCTTCGATAAAGAAAAGGAAAGCATCTTTGCCGAAATGCGCGAACTGGCCAAACTAGACCTTTTGGTCCCCGACGGCACGGAATACCTCTACCACGCTGCCCTGTACAGCAAAGCCTGCAAGCTGACGCCTTTGGGGCGCTTTTACTGGAAACTGGCGCACAAAAACCAGATTTAA